From a region of the Mycolicibacterium sp. MU0050 genome:
- a CDS encoding LuxR C-terminal-related transcriptional regulator, with translation MVVDDHPIWRDAVARDLADEGFDVVATADGVAAARRRAAVVRPDVVLMDMQLCDGDGAAATVGVLEVSPASRVLVLSASGERDDVLQAVKAGATGYLVKSASKAELSAAVAETAQGRAVFTPGLAGLVLGEYRRIARGSASAPSGPTLTERETEVLRYVAKGLTAKQIAAKLSVSHRTVENHVQATFRKLQVANRVELTRYAIEHGLDENP, from the coding sequence ATGGTGGTCGACGACCACCCGATCTGGCGCGACGCGGTGGCCCGCGATCTCGCCGACGAGGGTTTCGACGTGGTGGCGACCGCGGACGGGGTCGCCGCGGCGCGTCGGCGGGCCGCCGTGGTGCGCCCGGACGTGGTGCTGATGGACATGCAGCTGTGCGACGGCGACGGCGCCGCCGCCACGGTCGGGGTGCTCGAGGTGTCACCGGCGAGCCGGGTGCTGGTGCTGTCGGCCTCCGGCGAGCGCGACGACGTGCTGCAGGCGGTGAAGGCGGGCGCCACCGGCTACCTGGTGAAAAGCGCCTCCAAGGCCGAGCTGAGCGCCGCGGTGGCCGAAACCGCGCAGGGCCGAGCCGTATTCACCCCCGGCCTGGCGGGACTGGTGCTGGGGGAGTACCGGCGCATCGCCCGCGGCTCCGCATCCGCGCCGAGCGGGCCCACGCTGACCGAGCGGGAGACCGAGGTGCTGCGCTACGTCGCGAAGGGTCTGACCGCCAAGCAGATCGCCGCCAAGCTCTCGGTGAGCCACCGCACCGTGGAAAACCATGTGCAGGCGACCTTCCGCAAGCTGCAGGTGGCCAACCGGGTGGAGTTGACCCGCTACGCCATCGAGCACGGCCTGGACGAGAATCCCTGA
- the macS gene encoding MacS family sensor histidine kinase: MSTSEPTHDPTAPLWRAAQVFRLLSYLYAAGFQIAGIDELERPAIGWVLFAVLSAWTLACAVAYLQGFGRRPAWVGAEFLVVIGLIWSTHLVASDAWIQANQSWPTTLWATNAPISAAILAGPIVGMGAGVGVMAVYAALKGSVSFDFSRNATIIIELAVGLAVGMAAQTARRAHAELERALRMSAAVAERERLARQVHDGVIQVLALVARRGHEIGGPTTELAELAGEQERALRRLVSDESVRAGHDTQSVDLRAWLNRRADDRVVVSVPGTPVLLRSEVVTELDAAVGNVLDNVRAHAGPAARAYVLLEDLGEAVTISIRDDGAGMDAGRPAQARAEGRLGISQSIVGRLESLSGSARLTTAPGEGVEWELTVPAHRPQTGPQRG; this comes from the coding sequence GTGAGCACCTCGGAGCCCACCCACGACCCCACCGCACCGCTGTGGCGCGCGGCCCAGGTGTTCCGCCTGCTGAGCTATCTGTACGCGGCGGGGTTCCAGATCGCCGGCATCGACGAACTCGAGCGGCCCGCGATCGGCTGGGTGCTGTTCGCGGTGCTGTCGGCCTGGACGCTGGCGTGCGCCGTGGCCTACCTCCAGGGCTTCGGCCGGCGGCCGGCCTGGGTGGGTGCGGAGTTCCTGGTGGTGATCGGGCTGATCTGGTCGACGCACCTGGTGGCCTCCGACGCCTGGATCCAGGCCAACCAATCCTGGCCGACGACGTTGTGGGCCACCAACGCACCGATCTCCGCGGCGATCCTGGCCGGCCCGATCGTCGGGATGGGTGCCGGGGTGGGGGTGATGGCCGTCTACGCGGCGCTCAAGGGATCGGTCAGCTTCGACTTCAGCCGCAACGCGACCATCATCATCGAACTCGCCGTCGGGCTGGCGGTCGGGATGGCCGCCCAGACCGCCCGGCGCGCCCACGCCGAACTGGAGCGCGCCCTGCGGATGTCGGCCGCCGTCGCCGAACGCGAGCGGCTGGCCCGCCAGGTGCACGACGGGGTGATCCAGGTACTCGCCCTGGTGGCCAGGCGCGGTCACGAAATCGGCGGTCCCACCACCGAACTCGCCGAACTGGCCGGCGAACAGGAACGCGCGTTGCGTCGGCTGGTCAGCGACGAGTCGGTGCGGGCCGGCCACGATACGCAGTCGGTGGATCTGCGGGCCTGGCTGAACCGGCGCGCCGATGACCGGGTGGTGGTGAGTGTGCCGGGCACCCCGGTGCTGCTGCGGTCAGAGGTGGTGACCGAACTCGACGCCGCCGTCGGCAACGTCCTGGACAACGTCCGCGCGCACGCCGGCCCGGCCGCGCGGGCCTACGTACTGCTCGAGGACCTCGGCGAGGCCGTCACCATCAGCATCCGCGACGACGGCGCCGGAATGGACGCCGGACGCCCGGCCCAGGCCCGCGCCGAGGGTCGGCTGGGCATCTCGCAGTCCATCGTCGGTCGGCTCGAGTCCCTGTCCGGGTCCGCCCGGTTGACCACGGCCCCGGGCGAGGGTGTCGAATGGGAGCTGACCGTGCCCGCCCATCGACCGCAGACTGGACCGCAGCGTGGCTGA
- a CDS encoding bifunctional serine/threonine-protein kinase/transporter substrate-binding domain-containing protein produces MDTTSSERADRFGHYELLALLGRGGMGEVYRARDTKTDRIVALKLLPPHLARDTVFQQRFRREAHAAAGVTDPHVVPIHGYGEIDDRLYLDMQLIEGLTLAAILSKRSAPLGPELATVVVEQVGSALDAAHRAGLVHRDVKPSNILISDREFVYLIDFGLARTTTEPGVTTAGNTLGTLAYMAPERFHGGPSDPRSDVYALTCVLYECLTGQRPYPSDSLEQQIAGHMVAPPPRPSDADPTLAAFDAVIAKGMAKDPDRRFGSASELAAAARAAVDRPKIRPTRRAARRSAHRAPRSVSRRRVLGATAIGLLVVSVCTFGAWQLRGVSDERTRAATVAESTAGAQAAPADGAVASIAAQVPADIRATGRLVIGVNVPYAPNEFRDSYGQLTGFDVDLMDAVARTLGLTPDYRETAFDAIITSVVSGSFDVGMSSVTDTKAREELADFVNYFKAGTLWAQRPGAGVDPDAACGLRVGVAYGVIQETEEIPAKSQACVAAGRPPIEKAVYTRQDDLTAALIAGEVDAMSADSPVTGFAVKTSGGALETAGEVFDAGLYGWPVPKGSGLAEALRLALEHLMSTGEYRTIATMWGVELGMIDRPRINGATR; encoded by the coding sequence GTGGATACAACGTCTTCTGAGCGTGCTGACCGGTTCGGGCACTACGAGCTGCTGGCATTGCTCGGCCGCGGCGGCATGGGGGAGGTGTATCGGGCCCGGGACACCAAGACCGATCGCATTGTCGCCCTCAAGCTGCTGCCCCCGCACCTGGCCCGGGACACCGTCTTCCAGCAGCGGTTCCGGCGGGAGGCGCACGCCGCGGCCGGCGTGACCGACCCGCACGTGGTGCCCATCCACGGTTACGGCGAGATCGACGACCGCCTGTATCTGGACATGCAGCTCATCGAGGGGCTCACCCTGGCGGCGATCCTGAGCAAGCGGTCCGCCCCGTTGGGACCGGAGTTGGCGACGGTCGTCGTCGAACAGGTGGGGTCGGCGCTGGACGCCGCGCACCGGGCCGGCCTGGTCCACCGCGACGTCAAACCGTCGAACATCCTGATCTCCGACCGGGAGTTCGTCTACCTGATCGACTTCGGCCTGGCGCGGACCACCACCGAGCCCGGGGTCACCACCGCCGGCAACACCCTGGGCACACTGGCCTACATGGCCCCGGAACGGTTCCACGGCGGGCCCAGCGATCCGCGGTCCGACGTCTACGCGTTGACCTGTGTGCTCTACGAATGCCTGACGGGGCAGCGCCCCTATCCCAGCGACAGCCTGGAACAGCAGATCGCCGGACACATGGTGGCACCCCCGCCGCGTCCCTCGGACGCCGATCCCACGCTGGCGGCGTTCGACGCCGTGATCGCCAAGGGGATGGCCAAGGATCCCGACCGCCGCTTCGGCAGCGCCTCGGAGCTGGCGGCCGCGGCCCGCGCGGCGGTCGACCGGCCGAAGATCCGCCCCACCCGCCGGGCCGCCCGGCGCTCCGCGCACCGGGCCCCGCGCTCGGTGTCTCGCCGAAGGGTGTTGGGCGCCACCGCAATCGGGCTGCTGGTGGTGTCGGTGTGCACGTTCGGGGCGTGGCAACTGCGGGGAGTGTCCGACGAGCGCACCCGCGCCGCCACCGTGGCCGAAAGCACCGCCGGGGCCCAGGCCGCCCCCGCCGACGGCGCCGTCGCCTCGATCGCCGCCCAGGTGCCGGCCGACATCCGGGCCACCGGACGTCTGGTGATCGGCGTGAACGTCCCGTACGCGCCGAACGAATTCCGGGATTCCTACGGCCAACTGACCGGTTTCGACGTCGACCTGATGGATGCGGTGGCCCGAACCCTGGGCCTGACACCGGATTACCGCGAGACGGCGTTCGACGCCATCATCACCTCGGTGGTGTCCGGCAGCTTCGACGTCGGGATGTCCTCGGTCACCGACACCAAGGCCCGCGAAGAACTGGCGGACTTCGTGAACTACTTCAAGGCCGGCACCCTGTGGGCGCAACGCCCCGGTGCGGGCGTCGATCCGGACGCCGCCTGCGGCCTGCGGGTCGGAGTGGCCTACGGGGTGATCCAGGAGACCGAGGAGATCCCGGCCAAGAGCCAGGCGTGCGTGGCGGCCGGCCGACCCCCGATCGAGAAGGCCGTCTACACCCGACAGGACGACCTGACCGCGGCGCTGATCGCCGGTGAGGTCGACGCGATGTCGGCGGACTCACCGGTGACCGGATTCGCCGTCAAGACCAGCGGCGGCGCCCTCGAGACCGCGGGCGAGGTGTTCGATGCCGGCCTGTACGGCTGGCCCGTCCCCAAGGGCTCCGGGCTGGCCGAGGCGTTGCGCCTGGCGCTCGAACACCTCATGAGCACCGGCGAGTACCGCACCATTGCCACCATGTGGGGCGTGGAACTCGGCATGATCGACCGGCCGCGGATCAACGGCGCGACCCGGTGA
- a CDS encoding amino acid ABC transporter ATP-binding protein — translation MVRAEAVCKDFGALKVLKGVTLEVPKGQVLVLVGPSGSGKSTFLRCINHLEEVTAGRLFVDGQLVGYRERGGKLHELPPREAAKQRRDVGMVFQHFNLFPHRTALQNVMEAPIHVKKVKKDVAAARAKDLLDQVGLSAKAGAYPAQLSGGQQQRVAIARALAMDPKLMLFDEPTSALDPELVGEVLAVMKKLAAEGMTMVVVTHEMGFAREVADQLVFMDGGVVVESGAPREVLSNPQHDRTRAFLSKVM, via the coding sequence ATGGTCCGGGCCGAGGCCGTCTGCAAGGACTTCGGTGCGCTCAAGGTGCTCAAGGGCGTGACGCTGGAGGTGCCGAAGGGGCAGGTGCTGGTCCTGGTCGGCCCGTCCGGTTCGGGCAAGTCGACGTTTCTGCGCTGCATCAACCACCTCGAGGAGGTGACCGCCGGACGCCTGTTCGTCGACGGCCAACTCGTGGGCTATCGGGAACGCGGCGGCAAGCTGCACGAGTTGCCGCCGCGCGAAGCCGCCAAGCAGCGCCGCGACGTCGGAATGGTGTTCCAGCACTTCAACCTGTTCCCGCATCGCACCGCGCTGCAGAACGTCATGGAGGCGCCGATCCACGTCAAGAAGGTCAAGAAGGACGTCGCCGCCGCCCGGGCCAAGGATCTGCTCGACCAGGTCGGGCTGTCGGCGAAGGCGGGCGCGTATCCCGCCCAGTTGTCCGGCGGACAACAGCAGCGGGTGGCCATCGCCCGGGCCCTGGCCATGGACCCCAAGCTGATGCTCTTCGACGAGCCGACGTCCGCGCTGGACCCGGAGCTGGTGGGCGAGGTACTCGCGGTGATGAAAAAGCTTGCGGCCGAGGGAATGACGATGGTGGTGGTCACACACGAGATGGGATTTGCCCGTGAGGTGGCCGACCAGCTGGTGTTCATGGACGGCGGCGTGGTCGTCGAGAGCGGGGCGCCGCGGGAGGTGCTGAGCAATCCGCAGCACGACCGCACCAGGGCATTTCTGTCGAAGGTGATGTAA
- a CDS encoding amino acid ABC transporter permease codes for MSDERAATPAPIDAVPLRHPWRWVTAAVILVIVGLFLWGAATNPAYGWGTYREYLFNERVLQGVWNTLQLTVYSMVIAIILGVVLAVMRLSPNPVFRWVAWVYLWIFRGTPVYVQLVFWGLFPTIYQNVQLGVPFGPSLLHLDLQNLSFPFLLALIGLALNEAAYMAEIIRAGISSVPEGQTEASVALGMSWTMTMRRTVLPQAMRVIIPPTGNEVISMLKTTSLVTAVPYTLELYGITSREIAARIFEPIPLLLVAATWYLAVTSVLMVGQFYLERYFSRGASRKLTSKQLEALAREQIGEPHP; via the coding sequence ATGAGTGATGAGCGCGCGGCGACACCGGCGCCCATAGACGCTGTCCCGCTGCGGCACCCGTGGCGCTGGGTGACCGCGGCGGTGATCCTGGTCATCGTCGGGCTGTTCCTGTGGGGCGCCGCCACCAACCCGGCGTACGGTTGGGGCACCTATCGCGAGTACCTGTTCAACGAGCGGGTGCTGCAAGGGGTGTGGAACACCCTGCAGCTGACGGTGTATTCGATGGTGATCGCGATCATCCTGGGTGTGGTCCTGGCCGTCATGCGGCTGTCACCGAACCCCGTGTTCCGCTGGGTGGCCTGGGTCTACCTCTGGATTTTCCGCGGCACCCCGGTCTACGTGCAGTTGGTGTTCTGGGGCCTGTTCCCGACCATCTACCAGAACGTCCAGCTGGGGGTGCCGTTCGGGCCCTCGCTGCTGCATCTGGATCTGCAGAACCTGTCCTTCCCGTTCCTGCTGGCGCTCATCGGACTGGCCCTGAACGAGGCCGCCTACATGGCCGAGATCATCCGGGCCGGCATCAGTTCGGTGCCCGAGGGCCAAACCGAGGCCTCCGTCGCGCTGGGCATGTCCTGGACGATGACCATGCGCCGCACGGTGTTACCGCAGGCGATGCGCGTGATCATCCCGCCCACCGGCAACGAGGTCATCAGCATGCTGAAGACCACCTCGCTGGTGACGGCGGTGCCCTACACGTTGGAGCTCTACGGCATCACCTCCCGGGAGATCGCCGCGCGGATCTTCGAACCCATCCCGCTGCTGCTGGTGGCCGCGACGTGGTATCTGGCCGTCACCAGCGTGCTGATGGTCGGCCAGTTCTACCTGGAGCGCTACTTCTCCCGGGGAGCGTCGCGCAAGCTGACCAGCAAACAGCTCGAGGCGCTGGCCCGGGAACAGATCGGAGAGCCGCACCCATGA
- a CDS encoding ABC transporter substrate-binding protein yields the protein MEAAPPAHRDRRRSTPRWWRWTTVLVASGALALSGCSSSTDSTAESPESAPVAAGKVDEIAAMVPEDIKAAGELIIGVNIPYPPNEFKDPSGKIVGFDVDLMNAIAETLGLTPEYRESDFGKIIPSIQGGTYDVGMSSFTDTKERERSVDFVTYFSAGTLWAQRPGGNVDPDDACGKKVAVQATTHQETTELPAKNQACLDAGKPAIEIMAFDGQDAATNAVVLGQADAVSADSPVVLYAIKQSNGKLEQIGEVFSSAPYGWPVAKGSALAAALQKALEHLIETGDYETIATNWGVEQGMIDKPVINGAVN from the coding sequence GTGGAAGCAGCACCACCGGCACATCGGGACCGACGTCGCAGCACCCCGCGATGGTGGCGTTGGACCACGGTCCTCGTCGCCTCGGGTGCGCTCGCCCTGTCCGGCTGCTCGAGTAGCACCGACTCCACCGCGGAGTCGCCGGAGTCCGCGCCCGTGGCGGCCGGCAAGGTCGATGAGATTGCCGCGATGGTCCCCGAGGACATCAAGGCCGCCGGCGAGTTGATCATCGGCGTCAACATTCCCTACCCGCCCAACGAGTTCAAGGATCCCAGCGGCAAGATCGTCGGCTTTGACGTCGATCTGATGAATGCGATCGCCGAAACCCTCGGCCTGACACCCGAATACCGCGAATCCGACTTCGGCAAGATCATCCCGTCCATCCAGGGCGGCACCTACGACGTCGGCATGTCGTCGTTCACCGACACCAAGGAACGCGAACGCTCGGTGGACTTCGTCACCTACTTCTCGGCGGGGACGCTGTGGGCGCAGCGCCCCGGCGGCAACGTCGACCCCGACGACGCCTGTGGCAAGAAGGTCGCGGTGCAGGCGACCACCCATCAGGAGACCACCGAACTGCCGGCCAAGAACCAGGCCTGCCTCGACGCCGGCAAGCCCGCCATCGAGATCATGGCATTCGACGGTCAGGACGCGGCCACCAACGCGGTGGTGCTCGGGCAGGCCGACGCGGTGTCGGCGGACTCACCGGTGGTGCTGTACGCGATCAAGCAGAGCAACGGCAAGCTCGAGCAGATCGGCGAGGTCTTCAGTTCGGCCCCCTACGGGTGGCCCGTGGCCAAGGGGTCCGCGCTGGCCGCGGCGTTGCAGAAGGCCCTCGAGCACCTCATCGAAACCGGTGACTACGAGACCATCGCGACCAACTGGGGCGTCGAACAGGGAATGATCGACAAGCCCGTGATCAACGGCGCGGTCAACTAG
- a CDS encoding HdeD family acid-resistance protein — MCHTAPMMMSRDSTDTAAPASRTGSTTVPALLPHLWRSTLFSGLAAVVLGVLVLAWPGATILVAGIIFGAYLLVSGIAQVVFAFTLHVSAGGRVLLFVSGAAALVLAVLCFRSLEDSILLLAIWIGIGFIFRGVATAVSAISDPALPGRGWEIFFGVVSLLAGVVMLATPFDSLAVLTMVVGIWLIVLGGFEVIAAFGIRKAVKTLTS, encoded by the coding sequence ATGTGCCACACTGCGCCCATGATGATGAGCAGAGATTCCACCGATACCGCGGCGCCGGCCTCGAGGACCGGATCCACCACCGTCCCAGCGTTGTTGCCGCACCTGTGGCGCAGCACGTTGTTCTCGGGGCTGGCCGCCGTCGTCCTCGGTGTGTTGGTGCTGGCCTGGCCGGGCGCCACCATCCTAGTGGCCGGGATCATCTTCGGCGCCTACCTGCTCGTCAGCGGCATCGCCCAGGTGGTCTTCGCCTTCACGTTGCACGTCTCGGCCGGGGGCCGGGTGTTGCTGTTCGTCAGCGGCGCCGCGGCGCTGGTGCTGGCGGTGCTGTGCTTCCGCAGTCTGGAGGACTCGATCCTGTTGCTGGCCATCTGGATCGGCATCGGCTTCATCTTCCGCGGTGTCGCCACCGCGGTCTCGGCGATCAGCGACCCCGCGCTGCCGGGGCGCGGTTGGGAGATCTTCTTCGGCGTGGTGAGCCTGCTGGCCGGTGTGGTGATGCTGGCCACGCCGTTCGACTCGTTGGCGGTGCTGACCATGGTGGTCGGGATCTGGTTGATCGTGCTCGGCGGCTTCGAGGTCATCGCGGCATTCGGGATCAGGAAGGCCGTCAAGACGTTGACGTCCTGA
- a CDS encoding cytochrome ubiquinol oxidase subunit I, whose translation MDALDVSRWQFGITTVYHFIFVPLTIGLAPLIAVMQTVWHVTGRPEWYRLTRFFGKLFLINFAIGVATGIVQEFQFGMNWSEYSRFVGDVFGAPLAMEGLAAFFFESTFIGLWIFGWTRLPKLVHLACIWIVAIAVNMSAFFIISANSFMQHPVGATYNPDTGRAELHSIVELFTNNTAIWAFLHAVAGSFLTAATFVAAVCAWWMVRSRNSVSDNDTTAKGAAPAPAGLYRPAAILGCWVALISAVALIFTGDIQAKLMFHQQPMKMASAESLCHTETDPMFSVLTVGTHNNCDGITRVIEVPWVLPFLAEGRISGVTLEGVEDLQVQAEEKFGPGNYRPNLFVTYWAFRAMIGLLLVPVLFALTALWLTRGGRIPNQRWFSRFALLTIPTPFLANSAGWIFTEMGRQPWVVVPNPDGDQLIRLTVQDGVSNHSVGMVWISVTTLTLTYAVLAVIWFYLLRRYVAAGPQEHDSEPAPPTPPADDDVAPLSFAY comes from the coding sequence ATGGACGCTCTGGACGTTTCGCGGTGGCAGTTCGGGATCACCACCGTCTACCACTTCATCTTCGTGCCGCTCACCATCGGGCTGGCCCCACTGATCGCCGTGATGCAAACGGTGTGGCACGTCACCGGGCGCCCCGAGTGGTACCGGCTGACGCGGTTCTTCGGCAAGCTGTTCCTGATCAACTTCGCGATCGGCGTGGCGACGGGGATCGTGCAGGAATTCCAGTTCGGGATGAACTGGAGCGAGTACTCCCGCTTCGTCGGTGACGTCTTCGGCGCTCCCCTGGCGATGGAGGGCCTGGCGGCCTTCTTCTTCGAGTCCACCTTCATCGGATTGTGGATCTTCGGCTGGACCCGGCTGCCCAAGCTCGTGCACCTGGCCTGCATCTGGATCGTCGCGATCGCGGTCAACATGTCCGCGTTCTTCATCATCAGCGCCAACTCGTTCATGCAGCATCCCGTGGGCGCCACGTACAACCCGGACACCGGCCGCGCCGAATTGCACAGCATCGTCGAGTTGTTCACCAACAACACGGCCATCTGGGCGTTCCTGCACGCGGTGGCGGGGTCGTTCCTGACCGCGGCCACCTTCGTCGCCGCGGTGTGCGCGTGGTGGATGGTGCGCAGCCGAAACTCGGTGTCGGACAACGACACCACCGCAAAGGGCGCCGCACCTGCGCCGGCGGGGCTGTACCGGCCCGCCGCGATCCTGGGTTGCTGGGTGGCGCTGATCTCGGCCGTCGCCCTGATCTTCACCGGCGACATCCAGGCCAAGCTGATGTTCCATCAACAACCCATGAAGATGGCCTCGGCGGAATCGCTGTGCCACACCGAAACCGACCCAATGTTCTCGGTGTTGACCGTCGGCACGCACAACAACTGCGACGGCATCACCCGCGTGATCGAGGTGCCGTGGGTGCTGCCCTTCCTGGCCGAGGGCAGGATTTCCGGGGTCACCCTCGAGGGCGTCGAGGACCTGCAGGTCCAGGCCGAAGAGAAGTTCGGCCCGGGCAACTACCGCCCGAACCTGTTCGTCACCTACTGGGCGTTCCGGGCGATGATCGGGCTGCTGCTGGTTCCGGTGCTGTTCGCGCTCACCGCGCTGTGGTTGACCCGCGGCGGGCGCATCCCGAACCAGCGATGGTTCTCCCGCTTCGCCCTGCTCACCATCCCGACGCCGTTCCTGGCCAACAGCGCCGGCTGGATATTCACCGAGATGGGACGCCAGCCCTGGGTGGTGGTGCCCAACCCGGACGGCGACCAGCTGATCCGACTGACCGTGCAGGACGGGGTGTCCAACCACTCAGTGGGCATGGTGTGGATCTCGGTGACCACCCTGACCCTGACCTACGCGGTGCTGGCCGTCATCTGGTTCTACCTGCTGCGTCGCTACGTGGCTGCGGGTCCACAGGAGCACGACTCGGAACCGGCGCCGCCTACGCCACCGGCCGACGACGACGTCGCTCCGCTGTCCTTCGCGTACTGA
- the cydB gene encoding cytochrome d ubiquinol oxidase subunit II has protein sequence MGLPELWFILVAVLFLGFFILEGFDFGVGMLMAPLGRIAGRSAGPQAADNHRRAVLNTIGPVWDGNEVWLITAGGAMFAAFPGWYATVFSGLFLPLLVILLAMILRVVAIEWRGKIDDPHWRHWADIGIAVGSWVPAILWGVAFAILLRGLPVGADQQVRGLSFGDVVNAYTLLGGLATCGIFLLHGVAFLALKTLGEVRDNALRIGRRLVVPVLIVAGGFGWWTQAAYGRPGSWVAFGVAVLALLGTAVLLRAGTRDGWAFTLTTLVVAGVVAMLFIDLYPNLLPSTLNPDWNLTIYNASSNPYTLKVMTWAAAIFAPLVIGYQAWTYWVFRQRISADRIPASIGLPRTPS, from the coding sequence ATGGGCCTACCGGAACTCTGGTTCATCCTCGTCGCGGTGCTCTTCCTGGGCTTCTTCATCCTGGAGGGCTTCGACTTCGGCGTCGGCATGCTGATGGCCCCACTGGGCCGCATCGCCGGCCGGTCCGCCGGCCCGCAGGCGGCCGACAACCATCGCCGCGCGGTGCTCAACACCATCGGACCGGTGTGGGACGGCAACGAGGTCTGGCTGATCACCGCCGGCGGCGCCATGTTCGCGGCGTTCCCGGGCTGGTACGCCACGGTGTTCTCCGGCTTGTTCCTCCCGCTGCTGGTCATCCTGTTGGCGATGATCCTGCGCGTCGTCGCCATCGAGTGGCGCGGCAAGATCGACGACCCGCACTGGCGGCACTGGGCCGACATCGGCATCGCGGTGGGCTCGTGGGTACCGGCGATCCTGTGGGGCGTGGCCTTCGCCATCCTCCTGCGCGGCCTGCCGGTGGGCGCCGATCAGCAGGTGCGCGGCCTGTCGTTCGGCGACGTCGTGAACGCGTACACCCTGTTGGGCGGCTTGGCCACGTGCGGGATCTTCCTGCTGCACGGGGTGGCCTTCCTGGCGCTGAAGACCCTCGGGGAGGTCCGCGACAACGCCCTGCGCATCGGGCGTCGGCTGGTGGTGCCGGTGCTGATCGTCGCCGGTGGGTTCGGTTGGTGGACCCAGGCGGCCTACGGCAGACCCGGATCCTGGGTGGCGTTCGGGGTCGCGGTGCTGGCCCTGCTCGGGACCGCGGTGTTGCTGCGGGCGGGCACCCGCGACGGCTGGGCCTTCACCCTGACCACCCTCGTGGTCGCGGGCGTGGTCGCCATGCTGTTCATCGACCTGTACCCGAACCTGCTGCCGTCCACCCTGAATCCGGACTGGAACCTCACCATCTACAACGCGTCGTCGAACCCGTACACGCTGAAGGTCATGACCTGGGCCGCGGCCATCTTCGCGCCCCTGGTGATCGGTTACCAGGCCTGGACGTACTGGGTGTTCCGGCAACGAATTTCGGCGGATCGCATTCCCGCCTCGATCGGTCTACCGAGGACACCGTCCTGA